Proteins encoded within one genomic window of Phaeodactylum tricornutum CCAP 1055/1 chromosome 27, whole genome shotgun sequence:
- a CDS encoding predicted protein, with protein MAKGRQGFYLEGWKFAIYLVIPITASWYFNDPERRKSSADYWKYIQYPANPNTNMKEQLEDLRKKQAQRQVYRDQMQELQAQAARSRQEVTEELDSNTKQSWWRWVPFSGRKESSPNQD; from the coding sequence ATGGCGAAAGGCCGTCAGGGATTCTATTTGGAGGGCTGGAAGTTTGCCATATACCTGGTGATTCCCATCACTGCGAGTTGGTATTTTAACGATCCCGAACGGCGGAAGTCATCGGCGGACTATTGGAAATACATTCAATATCCGGCCAATCCGAACACTAATATGAAAGAACAATTGGAAGATCTCCGAAAAAAACAAGCGCAGCGACAGGTCTACCGCGACCAAATGCAGGAGTTGCAGGCACAAGCGGCCCGGTCACGACAAGAGGTTACGGAAGAGCTCGACAGCAACACTAAGCAAAGCTGGTGGAGATGGGTTCCGTTTTCGGGTCGGAAAGAGTCGTCGCCGAATCAAGATTAG
- a CDS encoding predicted protein, which translates to MEAPVMISEFRRQHSWLVILACCGWLVPSTLSLTSPIAAPIVSPSVVFIGGLGYCGGRIARSIREAYPDCIIVGSVRSKERRAELLSNQGEGRDLAYNDVYVLDLDDGYTGLNNAGQASLASATHIIQTVAPIADHNQDPLLALHGDLLRQRKGVNPLCWVGYLSSTGVYGDHHGAWVTEDESSELRCVDAKSLARIEAEWQWRQLEKASGQGIRVDCFRCGGIYGPGRGPLFSTVNDLRLSSDSSLLDQTPKYVNRILVDDIAGAMLAAMSSDRPLHNGRVYNLVDDNPAPRRDVILEARKLRGLVDGSDANDNGAAATFTGRSRPPTRSTGNKRCCNQRLKD; encoded by the coding sequence ATGGAGGCACCGGTCATGATCAGCGAGTTTCGCCGGCAACATTCTTGGCTTGTAATCTTGGCATGCTGTGGTTGGTTGGTGCCATCGACTCTGAGTTTGACTTCCCCGATCGCTGCTCCCATAGTATCTCCTTCCGTGGTATTTATCGGGGGTCTCGGCTATTGTGGTGGACGGATCGCACGTTCCATTCGGGAAGCATACCCAGACTGTATAATAGTGGGAAGCGTTCGATCGAAGGAACGGCGGGCGGAACTCTTGTCGAACCAAGGGGAAGGTAGAGACTTGGCATACAATGATGTTTACGTGTTGGATCTTGACGATGGATACACAGGCCTGAATAACGCAGGCCAAGCAAGTCTAGCATCGGCAACACACATTATTCAGACTGTGGCGCCGATCGCCGATCACAACCAAGACCCATTGCTAGCCTTGCATGGAGATCTTCTTCGACAGCGAAAGGGTGTAAACCCGTTATGTTGGGTCGGGTATCTTTCTTCGACCGGCGTCTATGGTGATCACCATGGAGCCTGGGTGACGGAAGACGAATCTTCAGAGTTGCGGTGCGTCGATGCCAAATCCCTCGCACGCATAGAAGCAGAGTGGCAGTGGCGACAGCTCGAAAAAGCTTCTGGACAAGGCATCCGTGTAGACTGTTTTCGCTGTGGTGGCATATATGGACCCGGTCGCGGACCTCTGTTTTCCACTGTAAATGATTTGCGCCTTTCCTCTGATAGCTCTTTGCTGGATCAGACTCCTAAGTACGTGAATCGAATTCTGGTAGACGACATTGCGGGAGCAATGCTCGCGGCCATGTCGTCAGATCGCCCACTACACAACGGCCGAGTATACAATTTGGTCGACGACAATCCAGCTCCTCGTCGGGACGTCATTTTGGAAGCTCGGAAGCTGCGAGGGCTTGTTGACGGGAGCGACGCAAACGATAACGGGGCCGCCGCTACATTCACGGGCCGTTCTCGACCGCCCACTCGCAGCACGGGCAACAAGCGATGTTGCAATCAACGACTAAAGGACGA
- a CDS encoding predicted protein, with protein sequence MQHDEMIWSVINHQFCSFKTTIGKALSDKTHFCRHPYSVTGLCNRTSCPLANSKYATIREENGRIHLYMKTVERAHSPKNLWEKIVLSRNYGKALAQLDEHLQFFPKVLMHRNKQRLTKIHQYLIRMRKIELKVRSGRKAKMVGVHRKIDQREERRERKALVAAKIERNIEKELTERLAKGTYGDIYNFPETSYQKALETAEENEEETEAESEEEEEDGLMEYVEDLDSEEEDEIEDDMEDIDYLGGGQWGQASDSDDGGDSKVDDHDQDTDDNSEDNDRKLKKKARRRGPRVEIEYEDEQEGNAPMAAETAW encoded by the coding sequence ATGCAGCACGATGAAATGATTTGGTCGGTGATCAATCATCAATTTTGTTCCTTTAAAACGACAATTGGTAAGGCTTTGTCCGACAAGACTCATTTCTGTCGCCATCCGTACTCGGTAACTGGTTTATGCAACCGTACATCGTGCCCATTGGCCAACAGCAAGTATGCGACGATCCGGGAGGAAAATGGACGGATTCATCTATACATGAAAACAGTAGAACGAGCACATTCTCCGAAGAACCTTTGGGAAAAAATTGTCTTGTCGCGCAATTACGGCAAGGCATTGGCGCAGCTTGATGAGCACTTGCAGTTTTTCCCAAAAGTGCTGATGCACAGAAACAAACAACGATTAACAAAAATTCATCAGTATTTGATTCGAATGCGAAAAATTGAGCTCAAGGTGAGGTCAGGTCGGAAAGCCAAAATGGTGGGGGTCCATCGAAAGATCGACCAACGAGAGGAGCGTCGAGAACGCAAGGCTTTGGTGGCTGCGAAGATTGAAAGAAATAtagaaaaggaattgacgGAGCGTCTTGCTAAGGGTACTTACGGCGATATATATAACTTCCCGGAAACAAGCTATCAAAAGGCGCTAGAAACCGCTGAGGAAAACGAAGAGGAAACGGAGGCTGAGtcagaagaagaggaagaggacgGTTTGATGGAGTATGTAGAAGACCTAGATTCagaggaagaggacgaaaTAGAGGATGACATGGAAGATATTGACTATTTGGGAGGCGGACAATGGGGACAGGCATCCGATAGTGATGATGGCGGTGATTCGAAAGTTGACGACCATGATCAGGATACTGATGACAATTCCGAAGACAATGATAGAaagctgaaaaagaaggcaagAAGGCGAGGACCACGTGTTGAAATTGAATACGAGGACGAGCAGGAAGGGAATGCTCCGATGGCTGCCGAGACGGCTTGGTAA
- a CDS encoding predicted protein: protein MSQSGAKKKGRTPAHQNKFAFRHNPKSKKTDAILSLPNTHVCRRCHEKIEWRKQYRKYKSRTVVGKCNACHLKKVQAAYHTICELCTRESAKAKELLASWEDEEHVRVCAICVKEAALPDANEAGLDDNITAATRRLKLRERKTLERQQERALNPKRKDERECADEEGSNEIVEDDGLETDEDGLSGSDADDDPFLKAVGGADKLLTGDAYRNMLLQKAEQHQNIQAETGSS from the coding sequence ATGTCACAATCCGGAGCGAAAAAAAAGGGTCGAACCCCGGCTCATCAAAACAAGTTCGCCTTTCGGCATAATccgaaatcgaaaaagacggaCGCTATTCTATCGCTACCGAACACTCACGTTTGCAGACGTTGTCACGAAAAGATTGAATGGCGTAAGCAGTATCGAAAATACAAGTCGCGAACGGTTGTCGGCAAGTGTAACGCCTGCCACCTCAAGAAAGTACAGGCAGCGTACCATACAATTTGCGAACTATGCACAAGAGAAAGCGCAAAGGCAAAAGAGCTGTTGGCGAGTTGGGAAGATGAGGAGCACGTTCGGGTGTGTGCCATTTGTGTGAAAGAGGCGGCACTTCCAGATGCCAATGAAGCTGGCTTGGACGACAATATTACAGCAGCGACTCGTCGATTGAAACTCCGCGAGCGGAAGACTTTGGAACGCCAACAGGAACGCGCGTTGAAtccgaaaaggaaagacgAGCGAGAGTGTGCAGATGAAGAGGGGAGCAACGAGATCGTTGAGGATGATGGTTTAGAGACAGACGAGGATGGTTTGAGTGGATctgatgccgacgacgatccaTTTCTAAAGGCGGTTGGTGGGGCGGACAAGCTGCTTACTGGCGATGCGTACCGAAATATGCTGCTACAGAAGGCCGAGCAGCACCAGAATATACAAGCGGAGACCGGAAGCTCTTGA
- a CDS encoding predicted protein, translating into MAGGSGTGVAKEHPWEYLMASALAATINYPLWRASATAQSGFRIAPVHIAGHAIPSGVAPYVYAFLPPYKGMLATVLGMTWARAAIFWGSDYGRDILRTGGWNDGFATVAPPLVVSTAVQCINMPLVRSTITLQNPQSHLRTVSASVQQIYNSHGVQGLWHGTSAGILKTVPKYITAVVVKDWMEQALPPADPLSKTYHQDRLWRSAAKSAMAGVAGAALTNPLDVIRNEMFKTNLGLAATVRHLQETEGYAFVYRGLGKNLIAVAIPVGCTIFFTDAMIQYSST; encoded by the coding sequence ATGGCAGGCGGCAGCGGTACTGGCGTCGCCAAAGAGCACCCTTGGGAGTACTTGATGGCGTCTGCCTTGGCAGCCACCATCAACTATCCGCTTTGGCGAGCGTCCGCAACCGCGCAATCGGGCTTTCGAATAGCACCGGTACACATCGCTGGTCACGCGATTCCTTCCGGAGTTGCCCCGTATGTTTACGCCTTCTTACCACCGTACAAAGGCATGCTTGCCACAGTCTTGGGTATGACATGGGCACGAGCGGCAATTTTTTGGGGTTCCGACTACGGGCGCGACATTTTGCGTACGGGAGGTTGGAACGATGGGTTTGCGACTGTGGCACCTCCTCTGGTTGTCAGCACCGCAGTGCAATGCATCAATATGCCGCTCGTTCGATCCACCATTACACTGCAAAATCCTCAGTCTCATTTACGGACAGTAAGCGCCTCAGTACAACAGATTTACAATTCCCACGGAGTGCAAGGATTGTGGCACGGTACATCAGCagggattttgaaaacggtTCCGAAATACATTACAGCCGTCGTGGTTAAAGACTGGATGGAACAGGCTTTGCCGCCGGCTGATCCCCTATCCAAAACATATCACCAGGATCGTCTGTGGCGGTCTGCAGCCAAGTCAGCTATGGCCGGTGTTGCTGGAGCGGCATTGACCAATCCACTCGACGTCATTCGGAATGAAATGTTCAAAACTAATTTGGGTCTCGCTGCTACCGTGCGGCATTTGCAAGAAACAGAAGGCTACGCCTTCGTCTACCGAGGTCTTGGAAAGAATCTGATAGCTGTAGCAATACCAGTTGGCTGCACAATCTTTTTTACAGACGCTATGATCCAGTATTCTTCGACCTGA
- a CDS encoding predicted protein yields the protein MADLPNTAQVLHEAILTNSLDVVQSYLGAAGVDPNQSPPLCPLAQLKRALRRPDAVAHDVVVVATQDVYRVSPLHVAIFNCYHNHGSQEDPTPRETALAIVQALVDAGADTTLVASHIAVVQKRDSSLIRIQDRAPIGLALLLKQNARGPDEVNMVESLDAAMQCIVPRADARDASGQDDVIETMTVPESFAQSFGSLLFSQEFSDVKFVCKDGTVLHAHQNILAAASSYFRTYFQGPWGTLHTDGCWKTEITPDVLRAVLMFVYTGKVDDDLLEEEAKNIISVAHEYELFDLQLLAQSSCVANLCPENSKEMLQLAKLHESDTLKDACFDYIKENMAAVLMHPTFVSLADEDSALWAELNEFLQESPTQAGRKRSRS from the coding sequence ATGGCTGACCTTCCCAACACTGCGCAAGTGCTGCACGAGGCCATCTTGACCAACTCTCTCGATGTCGTGCAGTCCTATCTTGGCGCTGCCGGTGTGGATCCCAACCAGTCCCCGCCGCTGTGTCCTCTCGCTCAACTGAAGCGAGCCCTACGGCGTCCCGACGCCGTGGCTCAcgatgttgtcgtcgtcgccactcAAGATGTCTATCGCGTTTCACCGTTGCACGTGGCTATATTCAATTGTTACCACAATCACGGAAGCCAAGAAGATCCTACTCCCCGCGAGACTGCCTTGGCGATCGTGCAAGCCTTGGTGGACGCCGGGGCCGATACTACACTTGTTGCGTCCCACATTGCCGTTGTACAGAAAAGAGATTCTTCACTCATACGTATACAAGATCGGGCGCCGATAGGATTGGCGCTGCTTTTGAAACAGAACGCCCGCGGTCCGGACGAAGTGAATATGGTAGAAAGTCTGGATGCGGCTATGCAGTGTATCGTGCCGAGAGCGGATGCTAGGGACGCTTCCGGACAAGACGATGTTATTGAAACCATGACAGTACCCGAGTCCTTTGCCCAAAGTTTTGGGTCGCTTCTATTTTCACAGGAATTTAGTGACGTCAAGTTTGTCTGCAAGGATGGCACGGTGCTCCACGCCCATCAGAATATCCTGGCCGCCGCGAGCTCGTATTTTCGAACCTATTTTCAAGGACCGTGGGGAACTCTTCACACCGACGGTTGCTGGAAAACCGAAATCACCCCCGATGTATTGCGTGCCGTACTCATGTTTGTTTACACGGGGAAAGTAGACGATgatcttttggaagaagaggcaAAAAACATCATTTCGGTGGCTCACGAATACGAGCTCTTTGATCTGCAATTGCTCGCCCAATCATCGTGCGTTGCCAATCTGTGTCCCGAAAACTCGAAAGAAATGCTCCAACTCGCAAAATTGCACGAGTCTGATACGCTTAAAGACGCCTGTTTTGACTACATCAAAGAAAATATGGCCGCTGTCTTGATGCATCCGACCTTTGTTTCTTTGGCCGACGAGGACTCCGCGTTGTGGGCCGAGCTGAACGAATTCTTGCAAGAGTCCCCCACACAAGCGGGCAGGAAACGATCGCGAAGCTGA
- a CDS encoding predicted protein: MKSTRTLAILSGSTCFARHSFGYFLQYCNPSPLSLSRVRVVTQPSSRCCSAFLTSSNKERVELYSSKVMDFPIKVPSGGDFIGLSATFDTAGNLIPVPEYLIPESLVEWGQAPTCLEVITSETSGPDEESYWNRQVLTIYPETGCAIDNLEVKKTQEQVEDCRIWKNAEETVRVLSVALPNHRQRIEVSFGATVDEAKDHRVRVGINLQHVSDAKLVSDRDAPLPTSRSSWLVVAPIQIIRERQLDKSSSEGTRADGGGLDGRSVSTWLGDNLKHSYKFAEQIVETPWKPLTVNVETAEDEQFSELLLPANITISYTSTVSNEDGLILRIGHVFEETRRHVVKVAVEADGIAISKTWVEEGSYEKGKTR; the protein is encoded by the coding sequence ATGAAATCCACCCGTACCTTGGCTATATTGTCTGGTAGCACGTGCTTTGCTCGCCACTCATTTGGATATTTTCTACAGTATTGCAATCCGTCCCCCTTGTCTTTGTCTCGGGTTCGTGTGGTAACGCAACCCTCATCGCGCTGCTGTTCTGCGTTTCTGACTTCAAGCAATAAAGAACGCGTAGAACTTTATAGCTCAAAAGTCATGGACTTTCCGATCAAGGTCCCTTCGGGAGGAGACTTCATTGGGCTTTCCGCTACGTTTGATACTGCAGGAAATCTCATACCGGTACCGGAATACCTTATACCGGAAAGTCTGGTAGAATGGGGACAAGCTCCAACTTGCCTGGAAGTCATCACATCCGAAACCAGTGGTCCCGACGAAGAATCGTATTGGAATCGCCAAGTTTTGACTATTTACCCGGAAACGGGATGTGCGATTGACAATCTCGAAGTGAAGAAGACCCAAGAACAAGTAGAGGACTgcaggatttggaaaaatgcAGAAGAAACTGTACGAGTCCTTTCCGTTGCCCTTCCAAATCACCGACAGCGGATCGAAGTTTCATTTGGTGCGACGGTGGACGAGGCTAAGGATCATCGTGTCCGTGTTGGAATTAATCTGCAGCATGTTTCCGATGCAAAATTGGTTTCTGATCGTGACGCTCCTTTGCCTACGTCGCGTTCAAGTTGGTTGGTGGTGGCACCCATTCAGATCATAAGGGAGCGTCAGCTGGACAAATCGAGTTCTGAAGGTACTCGCGCTGACGGTGGTGGACTAGACGGTCGATCAGTGTCCACGTGGCTAGGTGACAATTTGAAACATTCCTACAAGTTTGCGGAGCAAATTGTAGAGACTCCTTGGAAAccgttgacagtgaatgtaGAAACAGCCGAGGACGAACAATTTTCCGAGCTGCTACTCCCTGCCAATATTACGATAAGCTATACCTCTACAGTATCGAACGAAGATGGATTGATTTTACGAATCGGGCACGTATTCGAGGAAACGCGTCGCCATGTGGTCAAAGTAGCCGTGGAAGCGGATGGAATAGCAATTTCCAAGACATGGGTGGAAGAAGGCTCCTATGAAAAGGGAAAGACTCGCTGA
- a CDS encoding predicted protein, whose product MSIRATKRVKLHDNKNVSDRKQKSFGLDLPQSNILASLPEDLVCRVTNFLDARTLVAFGATCRSFHDLSQKNAAGWDNLCEVLWRSKVHVCAAARAHPSRKESYLRSIRDAQTRQSITIDELCYDIETRRGTIWSFRFKESAGDEWTNLDPWYYGQPCRKMVFLKDGTVQEFSGNTNRDNSNDSHDRMSAAPQLAPPLFDFGFERLAADNHPVPFLAAHGREGPRVRVGNDAVENLIDRPVNMTWRFLSRPMDLPPRPNGSYLRFNVGGRDVPTYVIRRSPTGNWGFVMESCWGLYGSFELPPQRISSAHQQRS is encoded by the exons ATGTCAATCCGTGCTACGAAGCGTGTTAAGCTGCACGACAACAAAAACGTCAgcgaccgaaaacaaaaaagctTCGGACTAGATTTGCCGCAGTCGAACATTCTCGCAAGTCTTCCCGAAGACTTGGTCTGCCGAGTAACAAATTTTCTTGACGCTCGCACACTAGTGGCTTTTGGAGCTACATGTCGATCTTTTCACGATTTGTCTCAGAAAAATGCAGCCGGCTGGGACAATTTGTGTGAAGTCCTATGGCGTTCTAAAGTGCACGTATGTGCGGCTGCTCGAGCCCATCCGTCCAGAAAGGAGTCTTACTTGAGGAGCATCCGCGACGCCCAAACCCGGCAAAGCATCACGATCGATGAGCTGTGCTACGATATTGAAACTCGACGTGGCACAATTTGGAGCTTTCGCTTTAAAGAATCTGCCGGGGATGAATGGACCAATTTGGATCCGTGGTACTACGGTCAGCCTTGTCGCAAAATGGTCTTTTTGAAAGACGGCACCGTACAAGAGTTCAGTGGCAACACCAACCGCGATAACAGCAACGATAGCCATGACAGAATGTCAGCAGCACCACAATTAGCGCCTCCtctttttgattttggttTCGAGCGTCTCGCAGCCGATAACCACCCCGTGCCTTTCCTGGCCGCTCATGGTCGCGAGGGGCCCCGTGTTCGTGTCGGTAACGATGCCGTCGAAAACTTGATTGATCGTCCTGTAAATATGACCTGGCGATTCTTATCTCGTCCTATGGATTTACCCCCGAGACCGAACGGGTCATATCTCCGATTCAATGTGGGCGGTCGGGATGTACCTACATATGTGATCCGAAGGTCCCCCACGGGTAATTGGGGGTTCGTCATGGAAAGTTGCTGGGGATTGTACGGTTCCTTTGAATTGCCGCCGCAAAGGATATCCTCAGCA CACCAGCAACGCTCATAG
- a CDS encoding predicted protein, with translation MDLLLFTTTAASYVWYAQTHERARSQVHEKDMTNEASKKTVSQAPVLALFFSAGWCPDCVAFLPLIEAFAQSQPENLVRVVYVSSDESEAAMEAFKPKNFAFVPFDNTQERSNMKRHYGACARKEMADLEITAEQRKHGIPAVILIEAQTGKILHESGAEDLETMTVENAFAKWKGKLPQT, from the coding sequence ATGGATCTGCTTCTATTCACCACGACTGCAGCCAGCTATGTTTGGTATGCCCAGACGCATGAACGGGCGCGATCTCAGGTGCATGAAAAGGACATGACGAACGAGGCTAGCAAAAAGACCGTTTCGCAGGCTCCCGTGCTAGCGCTCTTCTTCTCCGCCGGCTGGTGTCCCGATTGTGTCGCATTTTTACCTTTAATAGAAGCGTTCGCACAGAGCCAGCCGGAGAACCTCGTTCGCGTAGTCTACGTGAGCTCCGACGAGAGCGAAGCCGCTATGGAAGCTTTCAAACCGAAAAATTTTGCGTTTGTACCTTTTGACAATACACAAGAGCGAAGCAACATGAAGCGGCACTATGGTGCGTGTGCTCGAAAGGAAATGGCCGACCTCGAAATCACGGCAGAACAGCGGAAACACGGCATTCCCGCTGTTATTTTAATTGAAGCCCAGACGGGCAAGATCCTCCACGAAAGTGGGGCGGAAGATTTGGAGACTATGACTGTGGAAAACGCATTTGCGAAATGGAAGGGCAAACTCCCGCAAACATAG
- a CDS encoding predicted protein: MVFSALSAAARRRAAPMIVQHSQKRGMALGGSHGPPPEWTGIDKIVRGYFPEDYQLSLAILSAYTGGFILYKIKSAMTSKPDPVVEEKPKTVAETPSTGVPGIESPAFEKFVETDAFQQLLENEEQLKTLLESA, translated from the exons ATGGTGTTTTCTGCTCTTTCCGCAGCGGCCCGTCGCCGGGCTGCCCCGATGATTGTTCAACACTCCCAAAAACGTGGGATGGCACTGGGTGGAAGCCACGGCCCCCCACCGGAATGGACGGGTATCGACAAAATCGTTCGAGGTTACTTCCCCGAGGACTACCAGC TCTCCCTTGCCATCTTGAGTGCCTACACTGGTGGATTTATTCTTTACAAGATAAAGAGCGCTATGACTTCCAAACCTGATCCAGTGGTAGAGGAAAAACCTAAGACTGTGGCGGAGACCCCATCGACGGGAGTCCCGGGTATCGAGTCTCCGGCGTTTGAAAAGTTTGTCGAGACGGATGCCTTCCAGCAATTGCTCGAGAATGAGGAGCAGCTAAAGactcttttggaaagtgcgTAA